The following are encoded together in the Paraburkholderia sp. BL10I2N1 genome:
- a CDS encoding ornithine cyclodeaminase, producing the protein MTRFLDVPAACRLVADIGVARFLSELADAIRADYLRWPDFDKSPRLACHSRVGVIELMPVADSKLFAFKYVNGHPINAERGIHTVMAFGALAEVDTGYPLFLSELTLTTALRTAATSALVAQVLARPDARKMALIGNGAQSEFQALAFHTLLGIDEIRVFDVDPHATAKLIGNLSGYPGLRIVRAASTADAVRGADIVTTVTADKAYATIITADMIEPGMHINAVGGDCPGKTELHADVLRRARVIVEYEPQTRIEGDIQQLPDDFPVIELWRVLRGEVAGRERADQVTVFDSVGFALEDYSALRHLYALAQSRNAGIDVALIPPAVDPKNLFGELAPQRGDATATLAGTYGSVMYSR; encoded by the coding sequence ATGACCCGCTTTCTGGATGTACCCGCCGCCTGCCGACTGGTCGCAGACATAGGCGTCGCGCGCTTTCTGAGCGAACTCGCCGACGCGATCCGGGCTGACTACCTGCGATGGCCGGACTTCGATAAATCTCCGCGCCTCGCGTGCCACTCCCGCGTGGGTGTGATCGAGTTGATGCCAGTCGCGGATTCGAAGCTGTTCGCCTTCAAGTATGTGAACGGTCATCCGATCAACGCCGAGCGCGGCATACACACCGTGATGGCTTTCGGCGCCCTCGCGGAAGTCGATACCGGATATCCCCTCTTCCTCTCGGAACTGACGCTGACCACCGCACTGCGAACTGCTGCAACGTCCGCCCTGGTCGCCCAGGTCCTCGCTCGACCGGACGCCCGCAAAATGGCATTGATCGGCAACGGTGCACAAAGCGAATTTCAGGCGCTCGCGTTTCACACACTGCTCGGCATCGACGAAATCCGCGTCTTCGATGTCGATCCGCACGCAACCGCAAAGCTGATCGGCAATCTCTCAGGCTACCCGGGGTTGCGTATCGTGCGCGCAGCGTCCACCGCCGATGCCGTGCGCGGCGCCGACATCGTGACCACTGTCACGGCGGACAAGGCCTACGCCACAATCATCACGGCCGACATGATCGAGCCCGGCATGCACATCAACGCGGTGGGCGGCGATTGTCCAGGCAAGACGGAACTCCATGCCGACGTTCTTCGCCGCGCGCGCGTGATCGTCGAGTACGAGCCGCAGACGCGGATCGAAGGCGACATCCAGCAGTTGCCGGACGACTTCCCGGTCATCGAACTCTGGCGCGTACTGCGCGGCGAAGTCGCCGGCCGGGAGCGCGCGGATCAGGTTACCGTGTTCGATTCGGTCGGCTTTGCGCTCGAGGACTATTCCGCGCTGCGGCACCTGTACGCACTGGCACAGAGCCGCAACGCCGGCATTGACGTCGCACTGATTCCTCCGGCTGTGGATCCCAAGAACCTGTTCGGCGAACTGGCGCCGCAACGCGGCGACGCAACCGCCACGCTGGCTGGCACTTACGGCTCCGTGATGTACAGCCGATGA
- a CDS encoding ABC transporter ATP-binding protein, with the protein MLRFENLCKRYDERVIFQGLHYSTGAGCVALIDENGSGRSTLLGILAGTIGADEGEVWLGGHSLRTAPLEAKSVLAYVPDDCMTYPLQTGREFLERVASSRNTALDTRTLDFAHRFGLEPHLEKRFEQMSLGTRKKIFLTAAALGETAVVIADEPGGGLDAAARAILIELFRTLAGDRTVFFASHDMALTRGCDAKTLSFADLGMSA; encoded by the coding sequence ATGCTTCGATTCGAGAACCTTTGCAAGCGCTACGACGAGCGCGTCATCTTTCAGGGACTGCATTACAGCACCGGTGCGGGATGCGTCGCGCTGATCGATGAAAACGGAAGCGGCCGATCCACGTTGCTCGGCATTCTTGCCGGTACGATCGGCGCCGACGAAGGCGAGGTGTGGCTTGGTGGGCATTCGCTGCGTACCGCGCCGCTCGAGGCGAAATCCGTGCTTGCGTACGTGCCCGACGACTGTATGACGTATCCGCTCCAGACCGGTCGTGAGTTTCTCGAACGGGTGGCATCGAGCAGAAACACCGCGCTCGACACCCGCACGCTCGACTTCGCCCACCGCTTCGGCCTCGAGCCGCATCTCGAGAAGCGCTTCGAGCAAATGTCGCTCGGCACGCGAAAGAAAATATTCCTGACGGCGGCGGCGCTGGGCGAGACCGCCGTCGTTATCGCGGATGAACCGGGCGGCGGACTCGACGCCGCCGCGCGCGCTATCCTGATCGAATTGTTCAGGACGTTGGCAGGAGACCGTACGGTTTTTTTCGCGAGCCATGACATGGCGCTTACGCGAGGTTGCGATGCGAAAACGCTCAGTTTTGCCGACCTGGGTATGAGCGCCTAA
- a CDS encoding alkene reductase — translation MPTLFDPIQIGDLTLPNRIFMAPLTRQRAGKIRVPNALMAKYYVERASAGLILSEATSVTPQGIGYADTPGIWSEEQVAGWKLVTEAVHKAGGKIFLQLWHVGRVSDPVFLNGDLPVAPSAIAPQGHVSLVRPKREFVTPRALDLAEIPGIVDAYRKGAENAQAAGFDGVEVHGANGYLLDQFLQDSTNHRTDEYGGSIENRARLLLEVTDACIDVWGANRVGVHLAPRGDAHTMGDSDPAATFGYVARELGKRRIAFIAARESLGDNRLGPQLKEAFGGPYIANEKFTKESAQHVLDAGEADAVAWGKLFIANPDLPRRFELDASLNEPIADTFYAEGETGYTDYPSLEAVNG, via the coding sequence ATGCCGACTCTTTTTGACCCGATCCAGATTGGCGATCTCACGTTGCCCAACCGCATTTTCATGGCGCCGCTGACGCGTCAACGTGCAGGCAAGATCCGCGTGCCGAACGCGCTGATGGCGAAGTACTACGTCGAACGCGCATCGGCGGGCCTGATCCTGAGCGAAGCGACGTCCGTCACGCCGCAAGGCATCGGTTATGCCGACACGCCGGGCATCTGGTCGGAGGAACAGGTCGCGGGCTGGAAGCTTGTCACGGAAGCCGTGCACAAGGCCGGCGGCAAGATCTTCCTGCAACTGTGGCACGTCGGCCGCGTCTCGGACCCGGTTTTCCTGAACGGCGACCTGCCCGTTGCGCCGAGCGCGATCGCCCCGCAAGGTCACGTCAGCCTCGTGCGCCCGAAGCGTGAATTCGTGACTCCGCGCGCACTCGATCTGGCGGAAATCCCGGGCATCGTCGACGCGTACCGCAAAGGTGCGGAAAACGCGCAGGCGGCCGGCTTCGACGGCGTCGAAGTGCACGGCGCAAACGGCTATCTGCTCGACCAGTTCCTGCAGGACAGCACGAACCATCGCACCGACGAGTACGGCGGCTCGATCGAAAACCGCGCACGTCTGCTGCTCGAAGTCACCGATGCGTGTATCGATGTGTGGGGCGCAAACCGCGTCGGCGTGCACCTCGCGCCGCGTGGCGATGCGCACACGATGGGCGACTCCGATCCGGCAGCGACCTTCGGCTATGTGGCGCGCGAACTCGGCAAGCGCAGGATCGCGTTCATCGCAGCGCGCGAATCGCTCGGCGACAACCGTCTCGGACCGCAACTGAAGGAAGCGTTCGGCGGCCCATACATCGCCAACGAAAAATTCACGAAGGAAAGCGCGCAGCACGTGCTCGACGCGGGTGAAGCCGACGCCGTCGCATGGGGCAAGCTCTTCATCGCGAATCCGGATCTGCCGCGCCGCTTCGAACTCGATGCCTCGCTGAACGAGCCGATTGCCGACACGTTCTACGCCGAAGGCGAGACGGGCTACACGGACTATCCGTCGCTGGAAGCCGTGAACGGATAA
- a CDS encoding Lrp/AsnC family transcriptional regulator — translation MITLDDIDRQLIALLRDNARLPVVTLAKQLHIARATVQNRIARLETNGVIAGYTVRLKPAAETQRIRAVMTIAVDGNRAAEVIRSLRGHPNVTTIHSTNGRWDLIAELRADTLESFDRVLGAIRMIDGIANTETNILLSTHKT, via the coding sequence ATGATTACGCTCGACGACATCGACCGCCAACTGATCGCCCTGCTGCGCGACAACGCTCGCCTGCCTGTGGTGACACTGGCAAAACAGTTGCACATTGCACGCGCGACGGTTCAGAACCGCATCGCGCGTCTCGAAACAAACGGCGTGATCGCGGGTTATACGGTCCGTCTCAAACCCGCCGCGGAGACGCAGCGAATCCGGGCCGTGATGACGATCGCCGTGGACGGCAACCGGGCGGCTGAAGTGATCCGCTCATTAAGAGGACATCCGAACGTCACGACGATTCACAGCACGAACGGACGGTGGGATCTCATCGCGGAACTGCGGGCCGATACGCTGGAGAGTTTTGACCGGGTACTGGGGGCGATCCGTATGATCGACGGAATTGCGAACACGGAAACGAATATCCTCCTGTCCACGCACAAGACGTGA
- a CDS encoding ankyrin repeat domain-containing protein — protein MTDRPQSPLPPQSSADIDPELVEVAREVFELARRGDAATLAAFIDKGVPPNLRNEKGDSLLMLASYHGHTDAVRTLLERGADPDLRNDNGQTPIAGAAFKGFKAVIETLLEHGADVEGASPDGRTALMIAAMFNRTEIVDLLIARGANPQARDTAGLTPLDAANQMGAPDTPAQLAKPRS, from the coding sequence GTGACCGATCGTCCCCAGTCTCCCCTGCCGCCGCAGTCGTCCGCTGACATCGACCCCGAACTTGTCGAGGTTGCGCGTGAAGTATTCGAACTTGCACGGCGTGGCGACGCGGCCACGCTCGCCGCGTTCATCGACAAAGGCGTGCCGCCGAACCTGCGTAACGAAAAGGGTGACAGCCTGCTGATGCTGGCGAGCTACCACGGCCACACCGATGCCGTGCGCACGCTGCTCGAACGCGGAGCGGACCCGGACCTGCGCAACGACAATGGCCAGACGCCCATCGCCGGCGCGGCCTTCAAGGGCTTCAAAGCCGTGATCGAGACCCTGCTTGAGCACGGCGCGGACGTCGAAGGCGCATCGCCGGATGGCCGCACAGCCCTGATGATCGCCGCGATGTTCAACCGCACGGAAATCGTCGACCTGCTGATCGCCCGCGGGGCAAACCCACAGGCGCGCGACACTGCGGGATTGACGCCGCTCGACGCCGCCAACCAGATGGGCGCGCCCGATACCCCGGCACAACTGGCGAAACCGCGCTCCTGA
- a CDS encoding arginine deiminase-related protein codes for MSLVSIQAPGAVVMIRPQRFHPNPETAADNAFQRADAAENLGARAALAAAARDEVTGAAAALEAAGVRVHVFDDHGEHHTPDSVFPNNWFSTHAGGHVALYPMHCPNRRRERRMDVVEMLKAQYRVQDVIDYSGLEYDGVFLEGTGAMVLDHVDRVAYTARSRRADPVALERFCTHFNFEPMCFDTSDAAGRAVYHTNVMMSVATEFAMVGLDLILDVARRAEVRRRLQESGRIVIALDHAQIANFAGNALELSGADGRVLVLSERAAASLTHQQRALIERSARLLPLRVPTIEMAGGSVRCMLAGIHLARRSSASTA; via the coding sequence ATGAGCCTTGTTTCGATTCAGGCGCCGGGCGCCGTCGTCATGATCCGGCCGCAGCGCTTTCATCCCAATCCGGAAACCGCTGCAGACAACGCGTTCCAGCGCGCAGACGCGGCGGAAAACCTCGGCGCGCGCGCCGCCTTGGCCGCCGCGGCGCGCGACGAAGTCACTGGCGCGGCCGCGGCACTGGAAGCGGCGGGCGTGCGCGTACATGTTTTCGACGATCACGGCGAGCATCACACGCCGGATTCGGTGTTCCCGAACAACTGGTTTTCAACCCATGCGGGCGGACATGTGGCGCTTTATCCGATGCACTGCCCCAATCGGCGGCGCGAGCGTCGGATGGACGTTGTCGAGATGCTCAAGGCGCAATACCGCGTGCAGGACGTGATCGACTACTCGGGGCTGGAATATGACGGCGTCTTCCTTGAAGGTACCGGCGCCATGGTGCTCGACCATGTGGATCGGGTCGCCTACACCGCGCGTTCGCGCCGCGCCGACCCTGTGGCGCTCGAACGGTTTTGCACGCACTTCAACTTCGAGCCGATGTGCTTCGACACCTCCGATGCTGCAGGGCGTGCGGTGTATCACACCAACGTGATGATGAGCGTCGCGACTGAGTTTGCGATGGTTGGCCTCGACCTCATCCTGGACGTCGCGCGTCGTGCCGAGGTCCGCAGGCGCCTGCAGGAAAGCGGGCGCATCGTGATCGCACTCGATCACGCGCAGATCGCTAACTTCGCAGGCAATGCGCTGGAGCTTTCTGGCGCGGATGGCCGCGTGCTCGTCTTGTCCGAGCGTGCTGCCGCCAGCCTCACGCACCAGCAACGTGCGCTGATCGAGCGTTCCGCAAGGCTACTGCCTTTGCGGGTGCCTACGATCGAAATGGCCGGCGGTTCCGTGCGCTGCATGCTGGCCGGCATTCATCTCGCGCGACGGTCGTCCGCCAGCACTGCGTGA
- the benC gene encoding benzoate 1,2-dioxygenase electron transfer component BenC, which yields MEHSIALQFEDGVTRFITCRDTETLADAAYRQKINVPLDCRDGACGACRSFCEAGQYDLPASSYIEDALTADEAEQGFVLCCQTRPRSDCVIRVPASSAVCKTGVSRHEGTLAAVERLSDSTIHFSIDVDDAGKPGFLPGQYVNVEIPGSDAYRSYSFSSPPGASRVSFVVRNVADGRMSQYLSAEARPGQRMAFSGPYGSFYLREPVRPVLFLAGGTGIAPFLSMFDVLAAGGNTQPVRMVYGVTNDTDLVCLEQLDEAQRKLAHFEYRTCVADDSSAHPRKGYVTGHVEPEWLNGGEVDVYLCGPVAMVEAVRAWLRDEGVTPVNFHYEKFSASTAV from the coding sequence ATGGAACACAGCATTGCGCTTCAGTTCGAAGACGGGGTCACCCGTTTCATCACGTGCCGGGACACAGAGACGCTCGCCGACGCGGCGTACCGGCAAAAGATCAACGTCCCGCTGGACTGCCGGGATGGCGCATGCGGCGCATGCCGCAGCTTTTGCGAAGCGGGGCAGTATGACCTTCCCGCTTCGAGCTATATCGAGGATGCGCTCACTGCCGACGAGGCAGAACAGGGCTTTGTTCTCTGTTGCCAGACGCGGCCCCGCTCGGATTGCGTGATCCGTGTGCCGGCTTCGTCCGCCGTATGCAAGACAGGCGTGTCGCGGCATGAAGGCACGCTCGCAGCGGTGGAACGGCTGTCCGACTCGACGATTCACTTTTCGATCGATGTCGACGATGCCGGCAAACCGGGCTTCCTGCCGGGACAGTACGTGAACGTCGAAATACCCGGCAGCGACGCGTACCGCTCCTATTCGTTCAGTTCGCCGCCCGGTGCTTCCCGCGTTTCGTTTGTCGTGCGCAATGTGGCGGACGGCCGCATGAGCCAATACCTGTCGGCAGAAGCGAGGCCGGGCCAGCGCATGGCGTTCTCGGGACCGTACGGAAGCTTCTACCTCCGTGAGCCCGTGCGGCCCGTGCTGTTTCTTGCCGGTGGCACCGGCATTGCGCCTTTCCTGTCGATGTTCGACGTGCTGGCTGCCGGCGGCAACACGCAGCCGGTCAGGATGGTCTACGGCGTGACGAACGATACCGATCTCGTCTGCCTCGAGCAACTCGACGAAGCGCAGCGCAAGCTCGCGCATTTCGAGTACCGCACCTGCGTGGCGGACGACTCCAGTGCGCATCCGCGTAAGGGCTACGTCACCGGGCATGTCGAGCCGGAATGGCTCAACGGCGGAGAGGTCGACGTTTATCTGTGCGGTCCGGTCGCCATGGTGGAGGCGGTGCGTGCCTGGTTGCGCGACGAGGGCGTGACGCCGGTCAACTTCCACTACGAAAAGTTCTCAGCCAGCACGGCGGTCTGA
- a CDS encoding helix-turn-helix transcriptional regulator codes for MKIDIDAIHKALANPVRREILGWLKEPHVHFADQELPFDHGVCAGKFEGRCGLSQSTVSAHLAALQRAGLVTSKRVGQWVFFKRNEAVIQAFVEHMNKDL; via the coding sequence ATGAAGATTGATATCGACGCGATCCACAAGGCGCTTGCCAATCCTGTACGCCGCGAGATTCTCGGCTGGCTGAAGGAGCCGCACGTGCACTTTGCAGACCAGGAATTGCCGTTCGACCACGGTGTGTGCGCAGGCAAGTTCGAAGGCCGCTGCGGACTGTCGCAGTCGACGGTCTCCGCGCATCTGGCCGCGTTGCAGCGCGCGGGCCTGGTAACGTCGAAGCGCGTCGGTCAATGGGTGTTCTTCAAGCGCAATGAAGCAGTCATTCAGGCCTTCGTCGAACACATGAACAAGGACCTCTGA
- a CDS encoding VTT domain-containing protein, translating into MDLMHLLQVALHFDSHLGGLIEQYGTAVYAMLFAIVFVEIAFLPLFFLPGDPLIFICGAFAATGSLNVWLVIPVLFAATVGGSIINYWIGRAIGEKVYTANYRWLDKNALRRAHAFYEARGGLTFLLSPFIAVVRTFAPFVGGVARMTFARFVSFVVLGAAIWIVSLVMAGYLFGNVPFVRNHMSSIVLLGVGLGVGSLLVSGLWRLVHGRRPRVSSDT; encoded by the coding sequence ATGGACCTGATGCACCTTCTGCAGGTTGCCCTGCACTTCGACAGCCACCTCGGCGGCCTGATCGAGCAATACGGCACGGCCGTGTATGCGATGCTGTTCGCGATCGTGTTCGTCGAAATCGCCTTCCTGCCGCTCTTCTTTCTGCCTGGCGACCCGCTGATTTTCATCTGCGGCGCGTTCGCCGCAACCGGCTCGCTCAACGTATGGCTCGTGATACCGGTGCTGTTCGCGGCGACAGTGGGCGGCAGCATCATCAACTACTGGATCGGCCGGGCGATCGGCGAGAAGGTCTACACAGCAAACTACCGATGGCTCGATAAAAACGCGCTGCGCCGCGCGCATGCGTTCTACGAAGCGCGCGGCGGCCTGACCTTCCTGCTGTCGCCGTTCATCGCGGTGGTGCGCACGTTCGCGCCGTTCGTCGGCGGGGTCGCACGCATGACGTTCGCGCGATTCGTGTCGTTCGTGGTGCTGGGCGCGGCGATCTGGATCGTCTCGCTCGTCATGGCTGGATATCTGTTCGGCAATGTGCCCTTCGTGCGCAATCATATGAGTTCGATCGTGCTGCTCGGCGTGGGACTCGGCGTTGGCTCGCTGCTCGTGAGCGGCTTGTGGCGTCTCGTCCATGGGCGGCGCCCACGGGTCTCTTCCGATACCTGA
- a CDS encoding 1,6-dihydroxycyclohexa-2,4-diene-1-carboxylate dehydrogenase has translation MKTFSRFKDKVVVVTGAAQGIGRGVALGAAEEGATVVLCDRSELVREVASEISVRGGRCLPVIADLETYAGASLLMRAALETYERIDVLVNNVGGTIWAKPYEHYEEAQIEAEVRRSLFPTLWCCRAVLPAMIERKRGAIVNVSSIATRSLYRVPYAASKGGVNAMTASLAFEHAQDGIRVNAVATGGTEAPPRKVPRNAEQQSEQEARWYQGIVDQTIASSLMHRYGTIDEQVSAILFLASDEASYITGTVLPVGGGDQG, from the coding sequence ATGAAAACGTTCTCTCGCTTCAAGGATAAGGTTGTTGTCGTCACGGGCGCGGCGCAGGGCATCGGGCGCGGTGTGGCGCTCGGTGCGGCCGAGGAAGGGGCGACGGTCGTGCTCTGCGACCGGTCGGAACTGGTGCGCGAGGTCGCGAGTGAAATTTCGGTGCGCGGCGGGCGCTGCCTTCCGGTCATCGCGGACCTCGAGACGTATGCAGGCGCAAGCCTGCTGATGCGGGCGGCGCTCGAGACCTATGAGCGCATCGATGTTCTCGTGAACAATGTCGGTGGCACCATCTGGGCGAAGCCCTATGAGCACTACGAGGAAGCGCAGATCGAAGCAGAGGTTCGGCGCTCGCTGTTTCCAACGCTCTGGTGCTGCCGCGCGGTGTTGCCCGCAATGATCGAGCGAAAACGCGGCGCGATCGTCAACGTGTCGTCGATCGCGACACGCAGCCTCTATCGCGTGCCGTATGCCGCTTCCAAGGGCGGCGTCAATGCGATGACTGCGAGTCTCGCGTTCGAACATGCTCAGGATGGCATTCGGGTGAATGCCGTCGCGACCGGTGGCACTGAAGCGCCGCCGAGAAAAGTGCCACGCAATGCCGAACAGCAGAGCGAACAGGAAGCCAGGTGGTATCAGGGCATCGTCGACCAGACGATCGCGTCGAGTCTGATGCATCGCTATGGGACGATCGACGAGCAGGTCAGTGCGATCCTGTTCCTGGCTTCGGACGAGGCATCCTATATCACCGGCACGGTGCTTCCGGTCGGGGGCGGTGATCAAGGCTAG
- a CDS encoding polysaccharide pyruvyl transferase family protein: MQRDASTGIPTVLFGAFDRHNFGDLLFPHVMARMLPRSDLLFAGLAGRDLRAHGGHKVRALAQVAASLRDRPVNVIHAGGELLTCDAWEAAVMLSRPEKMQEAIASLADWRQGGLSWARARLGVAAWAPYTLARESFPQAVHVFYNAVGGVDLDERDPAMRAEVLAKLKAADDISTRDRQTKALLDASGLATRLIPDPAVMVAELFGKRIRQCAAHSAISRILDAFPERYIAVQFSADFGDDETLCEIAAQLDRIATSSGLGVVLFRAGAAPWHDDLTCYRRVLARMRVPSAKIFSSLNIWDICALIAYSRVYCGSSLHGRIVAMAFALPRVNLCHPARTRLATKQTAFATTWEEAGVSTAVEVPKIAEGICDALAVDRARLQHTAEDLVTRYRQGFDPIRAKLC; the protein is encoded by the coding sequence ATGCAACGTGATGCATCGACCGGCATTCCCACCGTACTGTTTGGCGCCTTCGATCGCCACAACTTTGGGGACCTCCTTTTCCCGCACGTTATGGCGCGCATGCTGCCACGTAGCGATCTGCTGTTTGCAGGCCTCGCAGGACGAGATCTGCGCGCACATGGCGGCCACAAGGTTCGCGCGTTGGCTCAGGTTGCCGCATCGTTGCGCGACCGTCCTGTGAACGTCATCCACGCAGGGGGCGAACTCCTTACCTGTGATGCATGGGAAGCAGCGGTCATGCTGTCGCGACCGGAAAAGATGCAGGAAGCGATTGCGAGCCTCGCTGACTGGCGGCAAGGCGGCCTTTCATGGGCGCGCGCGAGGCTTGGGGTCGCTGCATGGGCACCCTATACCCTGGCAAGGGAATCGTTTCCGCAGGCGGTCCACGTGTTCTATAACGCGGTTGGCGGTGTCGACCTCGATGAACGTGATCCGGCGATGCGTGCCGAGGTTCTGGCAAAACTCAAAGCGGCCGATGACATCAGCACGCGAGACAGACAGACAAAGGCGCTACTGGACGCATCGGGTCTCGCGACACGGCTTATTCCCGATCCCGCCGTCATGGTGGCGGAGTTGTTCGGCAAGCGGATTCGCCAGTGTGCCGCGCACAGTGCGATCTCGCGGATTCTCGATGCGTTTCCCGAGCGGTACATCGCCGTGCAGTTCAGTGCCGACTTCGGCGATGACGAAACGCTGTGTGAAATTGCTGCCCAGCTTGACCGGATTGCCACTTCGAGCGGCCTCGGCGTGGTGTTGTTCCGCGCCGGCGCAGCGCCCTGGCATGACGATCTGACGTGCTACCGACGCGTCCTTGCGCGCATGCGTGTCCCGTCGGCGAAGATATTCAGCTCGCTGAATATCTGGGACATCTGTGCTTTGATCGCATACAGCCGCGTCTATTGCGGAAGCAGTCTGCATGGCAGAATCGTCGCCATGGCGTTCGCGCTGCCACGCGTCAATCTGTGCCATCCGGCACGAACCAGACTCGCTACTAAGCAGACTGCTTTCGCCACTACCTGGGAGGAAGCAGGGGTGTCGACAGCCGTTGAAGTGCCGAAGATCGCGGAGGGCATTTGCGATGCATTGGCGGTCGATAGAGCGCGCCTTCAACACACCGCTGAAGACCTGGTTACCCGATACCGGCAGGGATTCGATCCGATCCGTGCGAAGCTGTGCTGA
- the benB gene encoding benzoate 1,2-dioxygenase small subunit, which produces MNNITLAEIQGFLYRESRLLDDEQWDEWLTCYHPDAVFWMPSWDDEDKLVTDPQREISLIYYPSRQGLEDRVFRIKTERSSATMPDTRTSHNIANVELESEENGVCTVRFNWHTLSHRYRTNYSYFGMSRYVIDFSREEPQILNKYVVLKNDYINQVIDIYHI; this is translated from the coding sequence ATGAACAACATAACGCTCGCCGAAATCCAGGGGTTCCTTTACCGCGAGAGCCGGCTGCTCGACGATGAGCAATGGGACGAATGGCTCACCTGCTATCACCCTGACGCTGTCTTCTGGATGCCGTCGTGGGACGACGAAGACAAGCTGGTCACGGATCCGCAGCGCGAAATCTCGCTGATCTACTACCCGAGCCGCCAGGGGCTGGAGGACCGCGTCTTTCGTATCAAGACCGAGCGTTCGAGCGCAACGATGCCGGATACACGTACCAGCCACAACATTGCCAACGTCGAACTCGAAAGTGAAGAGAACGGCGTCTGCACGGTTCGTTTCAACTGGCACACGCTCAGCCACCGGTACAGGACGAACTACAGCTACTTCGGCATGTCGCGCTACGTGATCGATTTTTCGCGTGAAGAGCCGCAGATCCTGAACAAGTATGTCGTGTTGAAAAACGACTACATCAATCAGGTCATCGATATCTACCACATCTGA